The following coding sequences lie in one Danio rerio strain Tuebingen ecotype United States chromosome 25, GRCz12tu, whole genome shotgun sequence genomic window:
- the zgc:113984 gene encoding uncharacterized protein LOC573997 (The RefSeq protein has 1 substitution compared to this genomic sequence) — MARTKQTARKSTGGKAPRKQLATKAARKSAPATGGVKKPHRYRPGTVALREIRRYQKSTELLIRKLPFQRLVREIAQDFKTDLRFQSSAVMALQEASEAYLVGLFEDTNLCAIHAKRVTIMPKDIQLARRIRGVRA, encoded by the coding sequence ATGGCAAGAACCAAGCAGACAGCCCGTAAATCCACTGGAGGCAAAGCCCCGAGGAAGCAGCTCGCCACCAAAGCTGCCCGTAAGAGCGCTCCCGCCACTGGCGGCGTCAAGAAGCCTCACCGCTACAGGCCCGGCACCGTGGCTCTGCGTGAGATCCGCCGCTACCAGAAGTCTACTGAGCTGCTGATCCGCAAACTGCCCTTCCAGCGTCTGGTCCGAGAAATCGCTCAAGATTTCAAGACAGATCTGCGCTTCCAGAGCTCCGCTGTCATGGCCCTGCAGGAAGCAAGCGAGGCTTATCTGGTAGGTCTGTTTGAGGACACCAACCTGTGCGCCATCCACGCCAAGAGGGTCACCATCATGCCCAAGGACATTCAGCTGGCCCGCCGCATCCGCGGAGAGCGCGCTTAA